The following coding sequences lie in one Methylotuvimicrobium alcaliphilum 20Z genomic window:
- a CDS encoding Nudix family hydrolase — translation MKSVLEVAVGAVVDRHGKILIAKRPDDKHQGGLWEFPGGKIEPGETQRQALDRELHEELAIDVKTATPLITIHHDYPDLSVRLKVWRIDRFEGDPHGREGQAVEWVAPTDLQNYSFPAANRPIVTALRLPPFYAILDDSTPSALFSNLKTILANGIKLIQLRLKKVTAGEAAEFIARILPLCRRHGASVLLNSAVSGIEASAIDGIHLTGKDLMALRERPDSQGWLAASCHNEAELRHAETVGVDFAVLAPVLPTATHPGARILGWQGFTALAETANIPVFGLGGLAKDDLARVREAGGQGVAGIRAFIETE, via the coding sequence ATGAAATCGGTTTTAGAAGTCGCCGTTGGCGCGGTTGTCGACCGGCACGGCAAAATTCTGATCGCCAAGCGCCCCGACGATAAACATCAAGGTGGCCTATGGGAATTTCCGGGCGGTAAAATCGAGCCGGGCGAAACGCAGCGACAAGCATTGGACCGCGAGCTCCATGAAGAACTGGCCATCGACGTTAAAACCGCAACGCCGCTGATCACGATTCATCACGACTACCCGGACCTCAGCGTAAGACTCAAAGTTTGGCGGATCGACCGGTTCGAAGGCGACCCGCATGGCAGAGAAGGACAAGCGGTCGAGTGGGTCGCTCCGACCGATCTTCAAAACTATTCCTTTCCGGCGGCGAATCGTCCGATCGTGACCGCGCTCCGCCTGCCGCCGTTTTATGCCATCCTGGACGACAGCACCCCCTCGGCGTTATTCTCTAACTTAAAAACCATTCTCGCCAACGGCATCAAACTGATTCAATTGCGCTTGAAAAAAGTAACGGCCGGCGAAGCGGCGGAATTTATCGCGCGCATCCTTCCTTTATGCCGCCGTCATGGCGCATCAGTCTTGCTCAACTCGGCCGTATCCGGAATCGAGGCGAGTGCAATAGACGGCATACATTTAACCGGAAAGGATTTAATGGCGTTACGCGAACGGCCGGACAGCCAAGGCTGGCTGGCCGCCTCTTGCCATAATGAAGCGGAACTGCGCCATGCCGAAACCGTCGGCGTCGATTTTGCCGTCTTGGCGCCGGTATTGCCGACCGCCACGCATCCGGGAGCCCGAATACTCGGTTGGCAAGGCTTTACAGCGCTCGCCGAAACCGCGAATATTCCGGTATTCGGCTTGGGAGGCTTAGCAAAGGACGATCTGGCGCGAGTCCGTGAAGCCGGCGGCCAAGGCGTGGCCGGTATCCGGGCGTTTATCGAAACAGAATAA